One segment of Bacteroides caecimuris DNA contains the following:
- a CDS encoding DUF5689 domain-containing protein produces the protein MNKIFKLFMLAVVVLGFSSCYNEFEEPAPAKVWTKEDFSNSKLISIKDFKQLFYNKYGNGAASLGKTLEITEDYVISGKVISSDKAGNVYKSVYIYDESSQSAIELKLMVSNYVYFHVGQTLFVKTKGLAIGSYRYMLSVGGMPTAEDISKGYANRNLENTLFVDQHVFKGELGSLPDDDILVINKDNYKTALNDDALGRLVRFEGLTYKEGTYDGDKYPQYLETTYPGGSTTAVYENKDYVKEGLTPTYAYSYDGNRYYGSSLFGFEDATSTSSGNYIVRVSGYSNFALQPLPKAGSEGNITAIYTKYSSKSGGYIKYQLLVNSMDDIDFPEHTKRLH, from the coding sequence ATGAACAAAATATTTAAATTATTTATGCTTGCGGTAGTAGTGCTCGGTTTCAGTAGCTGCTACAACGAATTTGAAGAGCCTGCTCCAGCCAAAGTCTGGACAAAAGAAGACTTCTCAAATAGCAAACTAATCTCCATCAAGGACTTTAAGCAACTTTTCTACAACAAATATGGAAACGGTGCAGCCAGTCTGGGGAAAACTCTGGAAATCACAGAAGACTATGTTATCAGCGGAAAAGTCATCTCAAGCGACAAGGCCGGTAATGTATATAAATCAGTATACATCTATGATGAATCATCCCAATCAGCCATTGAACTGAAATTGATGGTCAGCAACTATGTTTATTTTCACGTAGGACAGACTCTCTTTGTTAAAACCAAAGGGCTGGCTATCGGTAGCTATCGTTATATGTTAAGTGTAGGCGGAATGCCGACAGCAGAAGACATCTCCAAAGGTTATGCAAACCGTAATCTCGAGAATACCTTATTTGTAGATCAGCATGTTTTCAAAGGTGAACTCGGCAGTCTGCCAGACGATGACATATTAGTTATCAATAAAGATAATTATAAAACAGCATTGAATGATGATGCATTAGGACGTTTGGTACGTTTCGAAGGATTGACTTACAAAGAAGGCACATACGACGGTGACAAGTATCCTCAATATCTGGAAACAACTTATCCAGGCGGTTCCACTACCGCAGTGTATGAGAACAAAGATTATGTAAAAGAAGGATTGACACCGACCTATGCCTACAGTTACGACGGCAACCGATACTATGGTTCTTCCTTATTCGGCTTTGAGGATGCTACTTCTACTTCAAGCGGCAACTATATTGTACGTGTCAGCGGCTATTCCAACTTTGCGCTTCAGCCCCTGCCCAAGGCTGGCAGCGAAGGTAATATCACTGCTATTTATACCAAATACTCTTCTAAAAGTGGAGGATATATCAAATATCAGTTGTTGGTTAACAGCATGGACGACATCGATTTTCCGGAACATACGAAAAGACTCCACTAA
- a CDS encoding TonB-dependent receptor produces MKIKTILFMVLSLMSFTVFAQNNGGVKGKVVSRTTRAAIDGVKVTLTPGDVTTKTDASGNFVIENLAKGEYTLSFEAAEFEPLTLAVRVDKLIRDINNVILIPENVAPTMDDAIFAEFDTETLEDAQSLPSSLSASKDVFNNIASYKFSEMRFNVRGYDSQYSDVYMNGIQLNDAMTGYTPWSLWSGLNDATRNQEITSALNMGDMGIGGIAGTTNINTRPSQMRKGLRASVVNGNSMYRFRGMLTYASGLQDNGWSYAFSVSTRQGGNSYVNGVYYNAFGYFAAVEKQFNSQHRLALSILGAPTERGAQQASTQEVYDLVGNNYYNPNWGWLNGKRVNARVRSYHEPITMLNYTFDINDRSQLNVATSVRFGQNGYSALTWYGGPDPRPDYYRYLPSFYNNTYIGAQLYEAWMGNTNNIRHINWDNLYHINQSQEENPAYGAGHRAINMIEERHADQVDWNLYTQFSHIFRDNSKINGGLNLRRNRTEYYSEVKDLLGGDYWVDVDKFAERDMGGMNPILYQNNMEYYEKYGHAQAVKKGDKYSYDYYGNVINARAWAQYSRNFGNFGANLGGELGHTTLWRHGIWKKGLFLDNSQGDSKKQNYLTYKLKANFSYKFSAAHSIDANIIYMQDAPAFQASFVSPRTRNSATPGISSEKVFGVDASYNLRWRDIKARISGYYTKFMDQSKVLSYYDDVEATFSNFAMSGINKRHFGLEAAASVPIYAGLSLNAAISWGQFTYDNNPDYVQIQDNSGEIKNQGKVYWKNFRVESTPQTALNVGLSYRGPKNIFASLDMNYYDNMYLSMSPLYRTDAVLTPGMTEEDIATLRNQEKFNSAYVLNASVGKNWYINRAYTLGFSLEVKNLLNNQNIKTGGYEQVRLLKNKDESYQTYQPFDSKYFYMFGTTYYMNIYFRF; encoded by the coding sequence ATGAAAATCAAAACAATCCTATTCATGGTACTATCTTTGATGTCTTTCACTGTTTTTGCACAAAACAATGGTGGAGTCAAAGGTAAAGTCGTTTCCCGTACGACACGTGCGGCCATAGACGGCGTAAAAGTGACATTAACCCCGGGAGATGTAACAACCAAGACTGATGCGTCGGGCAACTTCGTTATCGAGAACCTGGCAAAAGGAGAATACACGCTGTCTTTCGAAGCTGCAGAGTTCGAACCTTTAACTCTGGCTGTCCGTGTAGATAAGTTGATCAGAGATATCAACAACGTCATTTTGATCCCCGAAAACGTTGCTCCGACTATGGACGACGCCATCTTTGCCGAATTTGACACGGAAACACTGGAGGATGCGCAATCACTCCCCTCGTCTCTATCCGCATCAAAAGACGTATTCAATAATATCGCTTCCTACAAATTCAGTGAAATGCGTTTCAATGTACGTGGTTATGATTCTCAATACTCAGACGTATATATGAATGGCATTCAGCTGAATGATGCAATGACAGGATATACCCCCTGGTCTTTGTGGAGCGGTTTGAATGATGCAACCCGTAATCAGGAGATCACATCTGCACTGAACATGGGGGATATGGGTATCGGCGGTATCGCAGGTACGACAAATATCAATACGCGTCCTTCACAGATGCGCAAAGGTCTTCGCGCCAGCGTAGTTAACGGCAACTCCATGTACCGTTTCCGTGGTATGCTGACCTATGCATCCGGATTACAGGATAACGGCTGGTCTTATGCCTTCTCCGTATCAACCCGTCAGGGAGGAAACTCTTATGTAAACGGTGTGTATTACAATGCTTTCGGATATTTTGCTGCTGTAGAAAAGCAATTCAATTCGCAACACCGCTTGGCATTAAGCATCTTGGGTGCCCCCACAGAACGTGGTGCACAGCAAGCTTCTACTCAGGAAGTCTATGACTTAGTAGGCAACAACTACTACAATCCAAACTGGGGTTGGCTGAATGGAAAGCGTGTCAACGCACGTGTACGCAGTTATCATGAACCTATTACGATGTTGAATTATACATTTGACATCAATGACCGTTCGCAATTAAACGTTGCAACCTCTGTACGTTTCGGACAGAACGGTTACTCTGCACTGACTTGGTATGGTGGTCCCGACCCACGTCCTGACTATTACCGTTATTTACCCAGTTTCTATAACAATACTTACATCGGAGCACAACTGTATGAAGCATGGATGGGAAACACGAATAACATCCGCCACATCAACTGGGACAATCTGTATCATATCAACCAAAGCCAGGAAGAGAACCCCGCCTATGGAGCCGGTCATCGTGCCATCAACATGATTGAAGAACGCCATGCCGATCAGGTAGACTGGAATCTCTACACACAATTCTCTCATATCTTCCGTGACAATTCTAAAATTAACGGTGGATTGAACTTGCGTCGTAATCGCACGGAATACTATAGCGAAGTGAAAGATTTGCTGGGTGGTGATTACTGGGTAGACGTAGACAAGTTTGCCGAACGTGACATGGGTGGCATGAACCCGATCCTTTATCAGAACAACATGGAGTACTATGAGAAGTACGGTCATGCACAAGCAGTCAAGAAGGGGGATAAATACAGCTACGACTACTACGGAAATGTTATCAACGCACGCGCCTGGGCACAATATAGCAGAAACTTCGGCAACTTTGGAGCTAATCTGGGTGGAGAACTCGGACACACTACTCTGTGGCGTCATGGTATTTGGAAAAAAGGGTTGTTCCTCGACAATTCTCAAGGAGACTCTAAGAAGCAGAATTACCTGACTTATAAACTGAAAGCCAACTTCAGCTATAAATTCTCTGCTGCTCATTCTATTGATGCTAACATTATCTACATGCAGGATGCTCCTGCCTTCCAAGCTTCATTTGTTTCTCCCCGTACCCGCAACTCTGCGACTCCGGGCATTTCAAGTGAGAAAGTATTTGGTGTAGACGCCTCTTATAACTTGCGTTGGAGAGATATTAAAGCACGTATCTCCGGATACTATACGAAGTTTATGGATCAATCCAAAGTTCTCTCTTATTATGATGACGTAGAAGCTACCTTCTCCAACTTTGCAATGAGCGGTATCAACAAACGCCACTTCGGACTTGAAGCAGCTGCTTCTGTACCTATCTATGCAGGACTTTCTCTGAATGCAGCCATCAGCTGGGGACAATTCACTTATGACAATAACCCGGATTATGTACAGATTCAGGATAATAGTGGAGAAATCAAGAACCAGGGTAAAGTATACTGGAAGAACTTCCGTGTAGAAAGCACGCCGCAAACTGCACTGAACGTAGGTTTGTCTTACCGTGGACCTAAAAACATATTCGCGTCATTAGATATGAACTATTACGATAATATGTACTTATCTATGAGTCCGCTCTATCGCACAGATGCCGTACTGACACCGGGAATGACTGAAGAAGATATCGCAACGTTACGTAATCAGGAGAAATTCAACTCTGCTTACGTATTAAATGCAAGTGTTGGTAAAAACTGGTACATTAACCGTGCCTACACGCTTGGTTTCAGCTTGGAAGTAAAGAACCTGCTCAACAACCAGAATATCAAAACCGGCGGTTATGAACAAGTTCGTCTGCTGAAGAACAAAGATGAAAGCTATCAAACTTACCAACCGTTTGATTCGAAATATTTCTATATGTTCGGTACAACCTATTACATGAACATTTATTTCCGTTTCTAA
- a CDS encoding endonuclease/exonuclease/phosphatase family protein yields the protein MKKLLLVTALFALLISFSFAQKPYKVVFYNLENFFDTINDPEVHDDEFTPEGPKKWNSVKYKKKLANTERVFFDIAAINKDYPVVIGVSEIENRSVLEDIIATRKLAPANYRISHFDSPEARGVDVAFLYRPDVFKKEGEKAVRTVIPSLPDFKTRDILTLWGTIENEPFFFMVAHWPSRLGGKEASEFKRIAVGEQMRSIADSVMRANPNMKVVMMGDFNDDPTDKSIAQGLGAKFKLKDLKEGDFFAPYADMLKAGYGTLAYGDAWNIFDNIVVSENLAKGSTGKLKLQQAPGSKFYGNIFKQLYMVQKEGQYKGYPLRTYVGNNFQGGYSDHFPVYIYIGK from the coding sequence ATGAAAAAACTGTTATTAGTAACCGCGCTTTTTGCGCTGCTGATATCGTTCAGCTTTGCACAGAAACCGTATAAGGTTGTATTTTACAATCTTGAGAACTTCTTCGATACGATCAATGATCCGGAAGTTCACGATGACGAATTTACTCCCGAAGGTCCTAAAAAATGGAACTCGGTCAAGTACAAAAAGAAATTGGCAAATACCGAACGGGTATTCTTTGACATTGCGGCTATCAACAAGGATTATCCGGTCGTCATCGGTGTATCAGAAATAGAAAACCGCAGTGTGTTGGAAGACATCATCGCAACCCGCAAACTGGCTCCGGCAAACTATCGGATTTCACACTTCGACTCTCCTGAAGCCCGAGGCGTAGACGTTGCCTTTCTGTATCGTCCCGATGTGTTTAAGAAAGAAGGAGAAAAGGCTGTAAGAACAGTCATCCCTTCACTCCCCGACTTCAAAACCCGGGATATACTCACGCTTTGGGGAACGATTGAAAACGAACCTTTCTTCTTTATGGTGGCGCACTGGCCTTCACGCCTTGGAGGAAAGGAAGCTTCGGAATTTAAACGTATCGCTGTAGGCGAACAGATGCGCAGCATTGCAGACTCTGTAATGAGAGCCAATCCTAACATGAAAGTGGTTATGATGGGAGACTTCAATGATGATCCGACCGACAAAAGTATAGCACAAGGATTAGGAGCTAAATTCAAACTGAAAGATTTGAAGGAGGGCGACTTCTTCGCACCTTATGCCGATATGCTCAAAGCAGGATACGGAACATTAGCTTATGGTGATGCATGGAATATATTTGATAATATTGTAGTATCCGAGAATTTAGCCAAAGGATCGACAGGAAAGCTGAAATTGCAGCAAGCTCCCGGATCTAAATTCTATGGAAATATCTTCAAGCAACTTTACATGGTGCAGAAAGAGGGACAATACAAAGGATATCCATTGCGCACATACGTAGGTAATAACTTCCAGGGAGGTTACAGTGACCACTTCCCCGTATATATCTATATAGGTAAATAA
- a CDS encoding DNA/RNA non-specific endonuclease: MNLIHKYYTLAFKSFIYIVLLVSLYACSNDDSNDGGLSQPCDAYWKISSTVKSASGSSAIIITSTPGTIWNAEITEGTTWCSFSSNDQTLFSKSGEVKDGLNVLYVYYNRNTGKEQRIAKITLQFADQEAKVFDLVQLSESQQNLPAFNLWAEVPSFKEDANYQYATHYALLNNKTIRNYSICFDKTKKAALWVAYPIHAAYSGSIKRTDRWAFDPIIPQNYQADCTLRSYGGPYDRGHQLPSADRDATDEMNAQTFYMSNMTPQLNRLNQDMWAKLESKVRTNHCSDTLYVVTGAYFGTGATTTTDGTGKTVPLPTHYFKVLLRTKSGKTGKNIKDCSADELISIGFWVEHKSYGNIEPPKSICTSVADIEKKTGFTFFPQVSNSVKQQNNPTQWGIN; this comes from the coding sequence ATGAATCTAATTCACAAGTATTATACATTAGCGTTTAAATCATTCATTTACATAGTACTTCTTGTATCTTTGTATGCATGTAGCAACGATGACTCCAACGATGGAGGCTTGTCACAGCCATGTGATGCCTACTGGAAAATTTCCTCCACTGTAAAATCAGCATCCGGATCGTCTGCCATAATCATCACAAGTACTCCCGGAACAATATGGAATGCAGAAATCACCGAAGGTACAACATGGTGTTCCTTCAGTAGCAATGATCAGACCTTATTCTCCAAATCCGGAGAAGTAAAAGACGGGCTTAATGTTCTATACGTATATTATAATAGGAATACAGGCAAAGAGCAACGGATAGCCAAGATTACACTCCAGTTTGCAGACCAAGAAGCGAAAGTCTTTGATTTAGTACAATTATCTGAATCACAGCAAAACCTACCTGCTTTTAACCTGTGGGCTGAAGTTCCTAGTTTCAAGGAAGATGCTAATTATCAGTATGCAACTCATTATGCTCTTTTAAACAATAAAACAATACGTAATTATTCTATTTGTTTTGATAAAACAAAGAAAGCAGCCTTATGGGTAGCCTATCCGATACATGCTGCATACTCAGGATCAATCAAGCGTACAGACCGTTGGGCTTTTGACCCAATCATCCCACAAAATTATCAAGCAGATTGTACATTAAGGTCTTATGGAGGTCCTTACGATCGTGGACATCAGCTTCCATCTGCTGACCGTGATGCTACGGATGAAATGAATGCTCAAACCTTCTATATGTCCAATATGACCCCACAGCTTAACCGCTTAAACCAAGACATGTGGGCCAAACTTGAAAGCAAAGTCCGTACAAATCACTGTTCGGACACGTTGTATGTAGTTACCGGTGCTTATTTTGGGACAGGTGCAACCACGACTACAGATGGTACAGGCAAAACAGTTCCTCTTCCGACCCACTACTTCAAAGTGCTTCTGCGTACAAAGAGTGGAAAAACCGGAAAGAATATCAAAGACTGTTCGGCCGACGAGCTGATATCCATAGGTTTTTGGGTAGAACATAAATCATACGGAAATATCGAGCCTCCTAAGTCTATTTGTACTTCTGTAGCAGACATCGAAAAGAAGACAGGATTCACCTTCTTCCCGCAAGTATCCAACAGTGTAAAACAACAAAATAATCCCACTCAATGGGGGATTAACTAA
- a CDS encoding DUF5689 domain-containing protein yields the protein MRNLNFLKLFYGLMLVMVSTAFVSCVDDNDDTEAPYLEVSPTTLIFGSDGQPANGSQASFDISTNRSWKATVKDDKSWVTLSKYEGEGSATIQVSIPENVNDEASVVIEISNKVGVLMSETVKISSGSVGPTEVIYNETVGDKTVSNPYPFVDSYDGWNKSGIGSANVTYSGASASVRASGLPNSGAYDGASGPNVVFFGSLPAYFQINKIALTEAQTNLKLTFGASYSIKVGEEYDNTFDTSKLTVALSADGTNWVPLTYTKNNGDSEKPYWVLATANFTLKKAVSELYIKYTALAASSIRLDDITLATGAGGTEIDFETAGEPKVTTTDAKAITATTATLGGSVANIEISEATEVGVQYIEFSTGTVTDIDWTKATKAAASVKENPWTVAVTNLTKDNQYAFRAYATTASSTIYGEPKTFVATESTATPISIADLVTKMTNTSTAVDENYVIQGIICGDPAGKNYSYGTLYLMTKGATTAGNALSLYNNKIDVTQYALGQEIKVTLQKDVAKIYKRFDVPQVEGFTTENIEIVSENNEVKATPISLDQLASFVCMPVTIENASIAEGGVWKTVGALKNHTFNVGGSNFTVNINKQATPFDDQPFSAGSGAITGIASIYQSASQLLPRNLEDVKAFASNSPTITSITPNSHTFPATGGSQEFIVTVKNQGSNTISVSGLSNAFTTNVVGNTVTVTAKTNTGETFNETMKIALTNGNSIDVPLTVSGKSSGEDTKGTFTSMDPFLFGNGTNNYNAYGQLVNTNIYCLKLGTSSKSGAFTTGALGVTGNKKFSFYATAWKGKTATIYIRINNGGSISGNNNIAPAAKDGATGNPDYTITFADSDYYTFNLTGLTESSTITIATDDNFEAAAKNSNARAIMCGFQLY from the coding sequence ATGAGAAATTTGAACTTTCTGAAGTTATTCTACGGGCTTATGCTTGTAATGGTTAGCACAGCTTTCGTAAGTTGCGTTGACGACAATGATGATACCGAGGCTCCATACCTCGAAGTTTCGCCTACAACCTTGATTTTCGGCTCAGACGGTCAACCAGCCAACGGAAGCCAAGCCTCTTTTGACATTTCAACCAACCGTAGTTGGAAAGCTACAGTAAAAGATGACAAATCATGGGTTACTCTATCAAAATATGAAGGTGAAGGTTCTGCTACTATTCAGGTTAGCATTCCGGAAAACGTTAATGATGAAGCCAGCGTTGTTATTGAGATTTCAAACAAAGTGGGTGTGCTGATGTCGGAGACTGTTAAGATTAGCAGTGGAAGCGTAGGTCCTACGGAAGTAATTTACAACGAAACGGTTGGCGATAAGACAGTATCAAATCCCTACCCATTTGTAGATTCATACGATGGATGGAATAAGAGTGGAATCGGCTCTGCAAATGTCACTTATTCTGGAGCAAGTGCATCAGTTCGTGCTAGCGGATTACCTAACTCGGGTGCATACGATGGTGCATCCGGACCTAATGTTGTATTCTTCGGAAGTCTTCCTGCATATTTCCAAATCAACAAAATAGCTCTTACAGAAGCACAAACGAATCTGAAACTGACGTTCGGTGCCAGCTACTCTATAAAAGTTGGAGAGGAATATGATAATACATTTGATACATCTAAGTTGACTGTGGCTTTAAGTGCTGACGGTACAAACTGGGTCCCTCTTACATATACTAAGAACAATGGAGATTCAGAAAAGCCATATTGGGTTTTAGCTACTGCTAATTTCACTCTCAAAAAGGCAGTATCTGAATTATACATTAAATACACTGCTTTAGCAGCTTCTTCTATCCGCCTTGATGACATAACACTTGCTACAGGTGCTGGTGGTACTGAAATTGATTTTGAAACAGCAGGAGAACCTAAAGTAACAACTACAGATGCAAAAGCCATCACAGCTACCACTGCAACATTAGGCGGTTCAGTTGCTAATATTGAGATTTCTGAAGCCACCGAAGTTGGTGTGCAGTATATTGAATTCAGCACTGGAACTGTAACAGATATTGATTGGACAAAAGCAACTAAAGCAGCCGCATCGGTAAAAGAAAATCCTTGGACAGTAGCTGTTACTAATCTGACTAAAGACAATCAATATGCATTCCGTGCTTATGCAACAACTGCATCTAGTACTATTTACGGTGAGCCTAAAACATTTGTTGCTACCGAGTCCACTGCAACTCCTATTTCTATAGCAGACTTAGTAACAAAAATGACAAATACTTCCACAGCTGTAGATGAAAACTATGTAATCCAAGGTATTATTTGTGGTGACCCTGCAGGCAAGAACTACTCTTATGGAACTCTTTATCTGATGACTAAAGGAGCTACCACAGCGGGTAATGCACTTTCTTTATATAACAACAAAATAGATGTAACTCAGTATGCATTAGGTCAGGAGATCAAAGTAACATTACAAAAAGATGTAGCCAAAATATATAAACGTTTTGATGTACCTCAAGTTGAAGGTTTTACCACTGAGAATATTGAAATCGTCTCAGAAAATAACGAAGTAAAAGCTACACCAATATCATTAGATCAGCTAGCATCTTTTGTTTGTATGCCTGTAACTATAGAAAATGCATCTATAGCTGAAGGAGGTGTATGGAAAACAGTTGGTGCATTAAAAAATCATACTTTTAATGTCGGTGGTAGTAACTTCACTGTTAATATAAACAAACAAGCAACACCATTTGATGATCAACCTTTCTCTGCCGGTTCAGGAGCTATCACTGGTATCGCTTCTATCTATCAGAGTGCAAGTCAATTATTACCACGTAATCTTGAAGACGTAAAAGCATTTGCATCTAACAGCCCTACTATCACTTCTATAACCCCTAACTCTCATACATTTCCAGCTACGGGAGGTAGTCAAGAATTCATCGTGACCGTTAAAAATCAAGGAAGTAATACTATCTCAGTAAGCGGTTTAAGTAATGCATTTACTACCAATGTAGTAGGTAATACTGTAACTGTAACTGCAAAAACAAATACAGGTGAAACATTTAATGAAACTATGAAAATTGCCTTAACAAATGGCAATAGCATAGACGTACCTCTTACTGTTTCTGGAAAAAGTTCGGGAGAAGACACTAAAGGAACATTCACTTCAATGGATCCTTTCTTATTCGGTAATGGTACTAATAATTACAATGCATATGGTCAGTTAGTAAATACGAATATTTATTGTCTAAAACTAGGAACATCTTCAAAGAGTGGAGCATTCACAACAGGTGCACTCGGAGTAACAGGCAATAAAAAGTTCTCTTTCTATGCCACAGCATGGAAAGGTAAAACAGCAACTATATATATTCGAATAAACAATGGAGGCAGTATATCTGGCAACAACAACATTGCACCAGCCGCTAAGGATGGAGCAACAGGTAACCCAGACTACACTATTACATTTGCTGATTCTGATTATTATACTTTCAATTTAACCGGTTTAACAGAGTCATCAACTATTACAATTGCTACAGATGACAACTTTGAAGCTGCAGCAAAAAATAGTAATGCACGTGCAATAATGTGTGGGTTCCAATTGTACTAA
- a CDS encoding ATP-binding protein — protein sequence MDTTFRIYPIGIQNFEDLRNNNNVYVDKTELIYRLANTNKVYFLSRPRRFGKSLLVSTLDAYFRGKKELFQGLAMERLEKEWNVYPVLHLDFSMTKYTALSDLLGQLNLNLYDWEKLYGKEEVEGTPAERFRGVIRRAYEQTGKPVVVLIDEYDAPLLDSNHLPELQNELREEMRKFFSPLKAQGEYLRFLFLTGISKFSQMSIFSELNNLQNISMRDDYSAICGITEQELRTQLKTDIEMMAQANNETYEEACTHLKQQYDGYHFSENCEDIYNPFSLFNAFAQKRYANFWFSTGTPTFLINILQQSNFDIRELDGATATAEQFDAPTNVITDPLPVLYQSGYLTIKEYDPEFQLYTLAYPNKEVRKGFIESLMPAYVHLPARENTFYVVSFIKDLRAGKLTECLERIRSFFASIPNDLENKQEKHYQTIFYLLFRLMGQYVDTEVKSAIGRADVVVKMQDAIYVFEFKVDGTPEEALEQINSKGYAIPYQSDHRKVVKIGVNFDSATRSIGDWKIVEID from the coding sequence ATGGATACTACTTTTAGAATATATCCGATAGGGATACAGAATTTTGAAGACTTACGCAATAATAACAACGTTTATGTAGATAAGACGGAGTTGATTTATCGTTTGGCTAATACCAATAAAGTTTATTTTTTGAGTCGTCCCCGTCGTTTTGGAAAAAGTTTGTTGGTGTCCACTCTTGATGCTTATTTTAGGGGGAAGAAGGAATTGTTTCAAGGTTTGGCAATGGAGCGTTTGGAGAAAGAATGGAATGTCTATCCGGTGTTGCACCTTGATTTCAGTATGACAAAGTACACAGCACTTTCCGACCTTTTGGGACAGTTGAATCTGAACCTATACGATTGGGAAAAACTCTATGGAAAGGAAGAAGTAGAAGGTACGCCGGCGGAACGTTTCCGGGGAGTGATTCGTCGTGCTTATGAACAGACGGGTAAACCGGTAGTAGTACTTATCGACGAATATGATGCTCCTTTATTAGACAGTAACCATTTGCCGGAACTGCAAAATGAACTTCGAGAAGAAATGCGGAAATTCTTCAGTCCCTTGAAAGCGCAAGGAGAATATCTTCGTTTCCTTTTCCTGACAGGTATTAGCAAATTCAGTCAAATGAGCATTTTCAGTGAACTGAATAATTTGCAGAATATCAGCATGAGAGATGATTATAGTGCTATCTGTGGTATAACCGAACAGGAGTTGCGTACACAATTGAAAACTGATATTGAAATGATGGCGCAAGCTAATAATGAAACGTATGAGGAGGCCTGTACACATTTGAAACAGCAATATGACGGATATCATTTTAGCGAGAACTGCGAAGATATTTACAATCCATTTAGTTTGTTCAATGCATTTGCACAGAAAAGATATGCCAATTTCTGGTTTTCTACCGGGACGCCTACTTTTTTAATTAATATATTGCAGCAGAGTAATTTTGACATTCGCGAATTGGATGGTGCAACAGCTACTGCAGAGCAGTTTGATGCACCGACGAATGTTATTACCGATCCTCTTCCTGTGCTTTATCAGAGCGGCTATCTTACCATCAAGGAATATGATCCGGAGTTCCAACTCTACACATTGGCTTATCCTAACAAAGAAGTGCGGAAAGGATTCATAGAATCTCTTATGCCCGCTTATGTGCATTTACCTGCTCGTGAGAATACATTTTATGTAGTCTCTTTTATCAAGGATTTGCGTGCCGGAAAACTGACCGAATGTCTGGAGAGAATCAGGTCTTTCTTTGCTTCTATTCCCAATGATTTGGAAAATAAGCAGGAAAAACATTATCAGACAATTTTCTATTTGTTGTTCCGTTTGATGGGGCAGTATGTAGATACAGAGGTGAAAAGTGCAATCGGACGGGCGGACGTAGTAGTAAAGATGCAAGATGCCATTTATGTCTTTGAATTTAAGGTAGATGGAACTCCGGAGGAAGCACTGGAGCAAATAAATAGTAAGGGGTATGCTATTCCTTATCAGTCTGATCATCGGAAAGTTGTAAAAATAGGAGTTAACTTCGATAGTGCGACAAGAAGTATCGGTGATTGGAAAATTGTAGAGATAGATTAA